TGAAACGGGAGGGTCGCATCCATGAGCATCCAGAATACGGGTATCAACTCTCAGACGCCATGCTCTCCCGCATCCATGCCATGCTCCACCAAGCGATGAAAGACGCGGTGGGCGCACACTTAATCGCCAAGAATCCCACCGAGGGCACGGTGGTCCCCAAGCCCAACTACCGTCCAAAGCAGATTCTGAATGAGGAACAATTGGACACTTTCATGGCCGCAATCGAGCAGGACGAGGTGTGGCGGGACTTCTTCTTCACCGAGTTGACCACTGGCTTGCGCCGGGGCGAGATCTGCGGCCTTCGATGGGAGGACTTCGACGAGGCGGAGGGAACTCTCAAAGTCAACCGCTCCGTCAGCACCCGCAAGGCAGGCAGCCTGGAGGTCGGAGAAACCAAAACCAACAAGGGCCACCGGAGCATATCCCTGCCGGACAGCACGGCCCAGCGGCTACGGGAGCGGAAGAAAACTGCCATCAGCGATTGGATATTTCCCAATCCCTTGCATCCGGAGGAAGCAGTCAATCCTGGTTATGCCTACAATCGGATGAAAACGATCCTGAAAAATACCGGCCTACCAAGTATTAGGTTTCATGATTTAAGGCACCCGTATGTCAAGCACACGACAAAAATTTTTAGCTTGCGCTCGATGGCTTTTCAAGCGCAGGCTTATCCTGATGCTCGGCGAAAAACTCGCGGAGCTTGTCAGCTTCATCGGGGAGGACAAAGCCAAAGCCCTGTCCGTCCACTCTGCAATAGAAAGCGATTTTCATGACTGCCACCTCAATCAAAAATGTCCTGGATTTTGTATGCGATCTCGATGCGCTTATCGGGATATACCAGCACCCGGTCGATCAACAGCTCGGCCAGCTCGGTGGTCAGCGTGTCCGCATCGAAAATCGCCTTGGACGCTTCCTTGCGGCTGTCCTGCCGTGCCTGTTCGTCCTGCTTCTGTTTCGCCTGTGCCAATACTGCGGCATAGGCGTTTTTTGTTTTCAGCAGCAGCTCGTTACACGCGGCCTTTTCCGCCTTGTAGGTGTTAAGGTCAATCTCGCCCATAAGATAGTGTTCG
This DNA window, taken from Dysosmobacter welbionis, encodes the following:
- a CDS encoding tyrosine-type recombinase/integrase — encoded protein: MAKRRPSGDGMVRKKEDGRWEGRIVVGHKANGAPIFRYVYGRTQKELLSKLHQSIETYQDVELTEDSRMTLGEWLDRWLDEYKAGTIRHSTMYGYRQYARLYIKPILGDKVISRITSTDIQRMYTKLKREGRIHEHPEYGYQLSDAMLSRIHAMLHQAMKDAVGAHLIAKNPTEGTVVPKPNYRPKQILNEEQLDTFMAAIEQDEVWRDFFFTELTTGLRRGEICGLRWEDFDEAEGTLKVNRSVSTRKAGSLEVGETKTNKGHRSISLPDSTAQRLRERKKTAISDWIFPNPLHPEEAVNPGYAYNRMKTILKNTGLPSIRFHDLRHPYVKHTTKIFSLRSMAFQAQAYPDARRKTRGACQLHRGGQSQSPVRPLCNRKRFS